From the Lathyrus oleraceus cultivar Zhongwan6 chromosome 3, CAAS_Psat_ZW6_1.0, whole genome shotgun sequence genome, the window gcctttcaaatgtttataaaattagtttttcagtagtggcaaaagaggattattggccagaatatcaaggggacatcgtctggcacaacaaagttatgcgaaggaagaaaaaaGGTCACCCTAACAGCACCCGGATTCAAACCaaaatggatacggcgaacaaaatggttagactatgtagttcatgccgtcaaccaggtcacaatcgtaataactgtcctagtgttggaacgagcacaaccagataaattcagatgtacctctgttgctatatatggaaacttaaatttatttcaaagtacctctgttgcaatatatggaaaattaattttacttcatagtagacgtctgtgacgaaaagacagttgttcataaaaaataacacaaacaattaaaacaaatagaatacaaaaactatgcgattacaaccatcaaaacaatcTTGAACATGTACTGCATCATCCTAtgagcgtcttggtcggtcttaatatccacccattcgcgcacttctccgttttggttgaacgtggacacaagccattatattcttctaatccgtccaccctctccaatttctccctctaaccaactgtacaacgtccgattaagacgttcaaacgtatctgtgttccaaagtcgaacctgtatcggagccgcaacggcagaaaatattacatcaacatttcgtttctgaatgtatgcagacattgttgaaacaaagaaaattaaaattgatggttgaactagactaggagatgaatttgagtgaaaataattgtAAGCAAGGGGATGATATTTATAGAGACGGAAGGTGAATTGGCACCCACATCACACACAGGCCCCACAAGCAACACACACACAGGCGCCGCAAAAATTGGCGTCTTGCACACACACAGGCGCCACTGCCTCTGGCGCCTCCTTTTGGAGGGCCATACAGGCGCCACACATACTGGCGCCTCTTCATTTATTTTTTTGGGGGTGCGCCAACTGCCCCGGCGCATCCTCACCAAAgttggttattttggtatttttttttaaaaattggttattttcgtatttaatttaaaaatattggttattttgaaaaaaaaatctaataatttaatttgtgttttttttgaaataatcttctttaaaaaatataaaaataattctaattaattattGATTATATAAAAGCTGAGAGAATATATTAAATGCATTTTGCATTTAATTTTATCTTAAAGaaattaaaattgattttttttcttatattttcaaaaaaaattatttttttctcTTATACGTTGGAACAAGAAAAATACATTTTCAAAGATTGTAATAataattttgaaaataataaCTTAAATAGAAAGAAAGTAAATTTAATAGACTTTATTTAATCGAGATGAGATTAATATTATACTTTGTTATTTACAATATATATTAACAATTATCTTAATTTATCTTTTAAAACTATTATTCCACTCTTAAAATGAAAATTGACGAAATCagaataatataaaaataattatacTTCTAAATAAAACACacttttatatttttattttaaaaaataagaCAAGAGAGATTCgataatttaaaaaatttatcGGTACGGATTAAATAGTATTTAAATAAGTACTGGTACCAATGTAATCCATAAGAAACCGTTGGAGTCTCAATGGCGTTGTTTCGTAAATTCAACAAAGAACCAAGGGCAATTTTGGTTTCTAAATTTTCTAAAAGTGATTGCAATTCAGAATTTCTTAAGTgaaatgatttttcttttttgacAACTACTGCAATGATTTTTATACTcttttaataatttaatttaaagTCATTCTAATTTGTACTTTGAGTGCGCATGTTTCACTAAAACGAAAATAATAAAGATTAAAAAAGTAGTTTACATACATTCCGTGTTTACTTTAAATTGAAGATTTTTATCGAGCCTACTTTAAACTTTTATGCAACAAATTAGTCTTTTTAAATATTAGTTATTTTTAAATTGAAGATTATGTTGTAGAAAATCcttaaataaaataagaaaataaaaaaatagttACATTATTGAAAATTTATTTAATACAATTTTACAAAATATTGATTACACATTACAAGAAAAATGTATACATAGATATGTTTGCAAGATACAATAATTAATATACTTACAAGTTTAAAAGAGTCTTACAAGTTACAACAAAAGATTAAAACCTCATAAAAGTCTCTAGAAATAAATTGCATAGTGTTTATAATATAGtaatattaatatttaatttgaattaagaCAAAGCGATTCGAATTCTTCCAATATTCCTCCTTTCCATTTCAAAAGTTgaattgaaaaaaagaaaagaaaaaaagtaaTGTTCTAACTACTCTAACATTTTCCACATTCCCCATTTTACCCCGCAACGTTTCTCTTCCCCCGCTTCTAACCTCTATAAAAACACTGTCCCACCACAACTAATTTCATTCACACTCTTTCCATTCCTCTCTTCTTCCTCTTTTCTCTCTCTTAGGGTTTCCGTTTTCTCTCTTCATTCTCGTTTCAGTTTCCATGGCTCAACAAGATGCCCAAAACGGTGCTTCCGAAACCGCTGCTCCCGCTGTTTCCTTCGCTGCTCTGAAGCCTCAGCTCTTCGTTGAAGCTCCAAAAGCTAACGAAGCTGTCACGTTCTACAAGAATGCGTTTGGTGCTGAAGAGGTTTCTCGAACCTTGAACCCTAAGCGTAAGGCTGATCAAGAGATTCCTCATGTTCTCTCCGCTGAACTCAAGATCGCTGGCTCTTTGTTCCTTGTTGCTGATAGCCTTGATGATTCCGCTACACCGTGAGTTTTTTCCTcataatttcatcattttttctCTAGATCTATTAACGTAGTAGCATTTCTGTTAATTTCTTgcacattttatttcattttccgCTATATATACATATTCTATATTCTATGTTTACATTTAgaaataattatttatttatatttcttttctctttttatATAATATTTGATTATATACCTGATCTGTTTtggataattattattttattgacAACTAAGATTTTGGTATTTTTGACTCCACATTCTTCTGCTATTTTGTTTGTACTATAGTTTCAGTAAtgtttattttttgtttttattctGATATTTTTTGGTCCTTTGCAGCTTTATTTCTCCTTTTagttttttatatttttaatttatttattttgtggTCATAGTGTGAAGACTGGTGGAAACGGTGTCGTTTTTGCTTTGGAGACTGACGATGTTGAAGGTGCCATAGCGAAGGCTGTTAATGGTGGAGCTGTTGTGGACATTGAAGGCGCTGCCGGTGATGGGCGCGTGGGAAAGGTGACTGATCCGTACGGTTACGCTTGGCAAATCAGTGCTCCTGTGAAGAAGGTTGATGAGGTGGTGGCTTGATGACTGTTAGATGTGAAGATGATCTGACCGTAGTTAGTTGTTTAGTTTTATTAGAAATTGTATTGACTATTTTGTTTTGAAAAGACCAGACTTATGTTTGTTGACTATTAATATCCTTGTCTTGAAAACTATCTGTAGTTTAATATTGTTTTATGGTTCTGTATGTTTCATTATGACCGAACCAATTTAAATGAATGGAATGGGTAACTTTACATGGTagtttgttttgttgtttttgttatttatATCTATTTGTTTGGTTTTCGTTATTTGTCATGTTTTATTCGTTTTTGAAATTATAATTTGTTTAATATTTAAGTAgttttaataaatatttaaattaaatcTGAAATTTTGCTTCGAAGAATATTTTTTAGTGTTTAGTAATAAAGCTAGTAGATCTTTAATTTTTTCATAAACTCGAAATTAAATTcattttcatatttaaaaaattGTATGATTTTTTTTCTAATGTAATCATTATACACTTGAATCACAATTTTATCATAAGTGATGCTGATGAAAATTTTATATATTTATCAATCTATTTTTAATTATAAGTTGTTTTTTGGATTCAGAAATAAATAGTTATAATTTCAAAGATAATTTGACATAGTTTCAAGAAAAGATGATTAATATTTACGGATAATATGAAAGATAACATTAATGCTTTATTattatttgaaaaataaattGACGTAATTATTAAGAAAGTGAATAATTAATATTTATTATGAAGTGACTTCTgatataaaatatttttacaaaGTAATAATAAAAACGTAGCTAGTTAAGATGTTTTTTAATAATcattattttagttttttttaaataatcaatatgttagttttttaataaaataatcaCTTTTAGAAAAGATGTGTTAGAAGAACTGGAGCATTCCTTTTGTAATAGGAGGAGCCGCCAACATGATTGACGCATGCTTTGGAAGCAGTTAACATTTGCGGGAAGTGACCTGACTCTTATGTTTGGCCTTTGGTGTATGCGCCAAATCATTTGATGCATACATCTTtgtattaattttttatatatttttttaataaataatgaaatataatgttaatatttttattcatgatataataaaaattatatgggattgacaaaaatttaatgaTCGGTCCGATTGAAACGTGCATCTGTCTTACATCCAGATGCGTTAATTTTTATTCGAGGTCTCCCATTATTTTTCTGAGGTGTTTGAtgtctttgtgtgctgacctgattCACTCatggctggtgtgaaggtccgaCGAAAGTTCCAAcagtatttgatagatgtgtcatcatttgttcccaatagcCGGGGGGCTCCGGCCAACGACACTTTTATAATGTAGTTCTGTGCCtatgttgtcgtagttgggtcgATGTGGTAGGGTGAATTATGGACGGTATAGTTGTCCGAATTGGGACATTAAATCGTTttgaaaacgaagcaatggttGAGTGTTTTGATTATGAGATGTTTAagtggtcattggtgggggactacgatgaagtgacccatatgaatcatctgagctatagacggttgtggttgatacgtatggttgttggtgggtagggtttgattTTGGTTTTGTAGTTTGGTGGGTGACATGAATGGattgcgaggttgggtgttttGTTGGGTGGGTGGTGGCATGAATGTGTTGTGAAGTTGGGTGTTTGATTGTtgggtgtatgtggtaggttgaaGGTGTGCGGTTGGTTGTTGGGTCTTAGTCGTTTGGCATTGGTGTTGGACAGGGACTTGTTGATGGGCGTATGATGACGAGGTTAGatggcgtggatcaatcaaataccgtggctcagacacaaattattgcgttgttaccgacctaaaccataCCACATATTGTTGAGTTGATCTTGCACCAtgtatgactggttcgtttaagatgtgttgtcgtcgattcctctAATGACGACACATCTTTTTTGCGAAGTCTCTCcagtcggaataatcccattgggcGTCGACTCTCTtttgatgccaatctcccaaacacgtcggaggttctggaatctgttgttGCATGCCGGATTGCAGTTTTATCCagtcactttggtgcatctccacagtagtgaaccagATAATTGGTGTCTTTGCTATTCAAACTGCATCATCgtcatggttaacctgatgatcaagacctAGATATGGTCTTCAGATAAACTATACAACAATACGACACGATTATATGATAACTAATTTGATAAACTGTACAACAATacaacattacatgatcaatgctgtcataccccaaaatttgcccattaatatttcaagacattttttttagggcactccgactcatttttatgacactgatcttaaaggaacgaaggcccagctcacgaatgacccaaactggcctgttcgctacacgctcgcctagtgataacatgaaattatatcatattttaggacttaattcaattaaattttatcattatttatttcagttcactttatgttgttagatattacgcggtattttcttcctatttgtctcaggtggcttatttggaagcacaagtaaaaatggaggaaaagaggtgcaaaaaggagagaaaaagaaccaaatgccaaagcccagcccaaagcgcaagacacaaatgctgtgtctgtgacggacgtcacagagggcgtgacgagcgtcacgcaaaacagccttgtgacgaacgtcacacatggtgtgacgaacgtcacaccatccccctactttttgggcgcaagtaacgcctcagagacttgaagagacgttgaggagtgttgggccctatatccacgccatgcaattagccacgttgaagaccttttggcagcaggcagttacttaatgacaccaatataaatagccactttgaaaacctaaaaagggcccggaagcttttccacattttttcctttgccgttttcgcttttgcatattttcttttccatcagcttaggcattgtttttcctacgagttctacactatttcccttgcaatttcctatttcctttttagcatttagttaattcttttcgcacaatagtttctacaacggaaattattgtgtacctttttaccggatctaaccttacgttaggatctagtttatttctttcgttttaatttgttgtttagtagaagaatccaagaacaaatcctaccggcttgtggtggagtgttcaggactactgtttaacttattccgagtaaccctaaaggaaaccctgaaggaaaagccggcggcaccgctcaactcaatccggctcgccaactcaaggttgcaattcgattgcaaacaggtttgcattactattatcgcttcattttcttaatttgcatgtgatatcgctttatgttcttaacttgcatgtgatatcataattgaattcataaacatatttgaggttttgcatgtgagtttaagtatgccagcctatcctgaatgtttgaccatattatttctgtaattgaatacCATAAGACTTGCCGCATGCCGAGAttatactgttctgaaattcaaaacccgcagccgctcgctagcacatcgctaagcgagcccgtag encodes:
- the LOC127127824 gene encoding uncharacterized protein At5g48480; the protein is MAQQDAQNGASETAAPAVSFAALKPQLFVEAPKANEAVTFYKNAFGAEEVSRTLNPKRKADQEIPHVLSAELKIAGSLFLVADSLDDSATPVKTGGNGVVFALETDDVEGAIAKAVNGGAVVDIEGAAGDGRVGKVTDPYGYAWQISAPVKKVDEVVA